AGACTGCGTGTGCAGAAATGACACTGCGTTTATTAGGAATTTCTGAAAATGATGAGGTTATTGTACCGGCGTATACATATACAGCCAGTGCATCTGTTGTCTGCCATGTGGGGGCAAAACTTGTTCTGGTAGATGTACAGAAAGATTCTCTGGAAATAGATTACGATCAGCTGGAAGCAGCTATCACAGAGAATACAAAGGTGATCATACCAGTAGATTTGGGTGGCGTTCCCTGTGATTATGATCGGATTTTCTCTATTGTAGAGAATAAAAAGCATTTATTTCACCCAGCAAATCAATTACAGAAAGCCATAGGGAGAATCATTGTGATGGCGGATGCGGCACATGCATTTGGCGCAACATGGAAAGAAAAACCAGTGGGAAGTGTCGCAGATTTCTCAAATTTCAGTTTTCATGCAGTAAAAAACTTTACAACGGCGGAAGGCGGAGCAGTTACCTGGAGAGACATCGATGGCATTGACAATGAGGAAATTTATCACCAGTATCAGTTGCTTTCTCTCCACGGACAGTCAAAAGATGCGCTGGCGAAGACACAGCTTGGTGCCTGGGAATATGATGTCATAGGTCCATGGTATAAATGCAATATGACAGATGTTGTGGCTGGCATTGGACTGGCACAGATGAAACGATATGCAGGTTTACTTTCCAGACGGAAACAGATGATCAATAAGTATGATGCAGCGTTCAAACCGCTTGGCATTGAGGTATTACTGCATTATACAGAAGAACATCAATCATCAGGTCATTTGTATATCACAAGGGTGCCGGGAATTACAACGGAGCAAAGACAGGAAATTATTGTAAAGATGGCTGAAGCGGGAATCGCCTGCAATGTCCATTATAAGCCGTTGCCGTTGCTGACAG
Above is a window of Oscillospiraceae bacterium NTUH-002-81 DNA encoding:
- a CDS encoding DegT/DnrJ/EryC1/StrS family aminotransferase, with protein sequence MKISFSPPDITETEIEQVTEALRSGWITTGPKTKELEREVAQLCGTNRAVCLNSQTACAEMTLRLLGISENDEVIVPAYTYTASASVVCHVGAKLVLVDVQKDSLEIDYDQLEAAITENTKVIIPVDLGGVPCDYDRIFSIVENKKHLFHPANQLQKAIGRIIVMADAAHAFGATWKEKPVGSVADFSNFSFHAVKNFTTAEGGAVTWRDIDGIDNEEIYHQYQLLSLHGQSKDALAKTQLGAWEYDVIGPWYKCNMTDVVAGIGLAQMKRYAGLLSRRKQMINKYDAAFKPLGIEVLLHYTEEHQSSGHLYITRVPGITTEQRQEIIVKMAEAGIACNVHYKPLPLLTAYKNLGFDIKDYPNAYARFINEITLPLHTKLTDEEVGYVIENYSRIVKAYL